One Gimesia sp. DNA segment encodes these proteins:
- a CDS encoding restriction endonuclease: MHNTTSPPAQSERIPLKEALEQSEERLRFFHHELKQERTRLKELTSKVKSLRLKTSYFNSARTYRASLKQYHIWEPGAWVVVPPVLGLVTLILIDVVTGSRPVSVVVAVLMIVVSCVALLALSKYPSDAELPQFMEQTKNELAQLTRKATQTETRIGELQQGLEQELVLNANLVAQNKERERISSARYQCQQLFNENWRAMRSVEFEQYLERVFQLLGYQTQTTNTTGDQGVDLIVEKAGRRIAVQVKGYFHSVSNSAIQQAFTGMRHYNCHACAVVTNSKFTASAIELAESTNCVLIHEDNFREFVFGEIEFV, from the coding sequence ATGCATAATACAACCTCACCTCCTGCTCAGTCAGAACGTATCCCCCTCAAGGAAGCATTGGAACAATCTGAAGAGCGATTACGCTTTTTTCATCATGAACTCAAACAGGAGCGAACTCGGCTTAAGGAACTCACTTCAAAAGTGAAATCGCTCCGACTGAAGACTTCGTACTTCAATTCCGCCCGCACCTATCGAGCCAGCCTGAAACAGTATCACATCTGGGAGCCTGGCGCCTGGGTCGTCGTTCCGCCTGTACTGGGACTGGTGACACTTATCTTGATTGATGTGGTGACGGGTTCTCGCCCCGTGAGTGTGGTGGTTGCCGTTCTGATGATTGTTGTTTCTTGCGTGGCTCTCCTGGCGCTGTCAAAGTATCCTTCCGACGCTGAGCTTCCGCAGTTCATGGAGCAGACGAAAAACGAGCTGGCTCAACTCACCAGGAAAGCGACTCAGACAGAAACCCGCATCGGGGAGTTGCAACAGGGGCTGGAACAGGAATTGGTACTAAATGCGAATTTAGTCGCGCAAAATAAAGAACGGGAACGAATTTCCTCAGCCAGATATCAGTGCCAGCAGTTATTCAACGAGAACTGGCGTGCGATGCGAAGCGTTGAATTCGAGCAGTACCTGGAGCGTGTTTTTCAGCTGCTGGGTTACCAGACGCAGACTACCAATACCACGGGTGACCAGGGAGTCGACTTAATTGTGGAAAAAGCAGGCCGCAGAATTGCGGTGCAGGTCAAAGGCTACTTTCACAGCGTCAGCAACTCCGCCATCCAGCAAGCCTTTACCGGCATGCGGCATTACAACTGCCATGCCTGTGCCGTGGTTACCAACAGTAAATTCACGGCGAGCGCCATTGAGCTGGCGGAAAGCACGAACTGTGTTTTGATCCATGAAGACAACTTTCGAGAGTTCGTGTTTGGGGAAATTGAATTTGTGTGA
- a CDS encoding SulP family inorganic anion transporter translates to MYETATLGYRLRRDMTASLVIFLAALPLCLGIALASNAPLISGLISGIIGGIVVGSLSHSQTSVSGPAAGLTAVVATQIALLGSFEAFLLAVALGGLLQVIAGLCRAGFISMFIPSGVVKGMLTGIGLLLILKQLPYLIGHDGLEASGSLSAAPQNLGLYQSLVSLSDLDWHAGATVIGLLSVLQLILWDRIPVLKRSSIPGPLISVVLGVAISQLWFSGLGAAWRIPNPQLVQVPVFNSTAEYGAILVFPDFSLLTESKVYIAALTIAIVASLETLLNLEAVDRLDPQQRHSPRSRELFAQGVGNITAGLTGGLPVTSVIVRSSLNINSGGQTKLSAILNGGLLLGCFLLIPQVLNLIPLACLAGILLVTGYKLASPALIRQMYQAGRYQFIPYSCTAFFIVATDILTGILLGLATSISFILYSNMRCPLHRVLEKHVGGDVLRIELANQVSFFNRAAIERALLEVPRDGFVVIDGRKTDFIDPDVLSLLRDFQNITAPARGIRVSLQGFRERYEPAGEIQTIDYSQTELRGQLSPDDVLRLLMEGNQRFRAGVLTRGESRHNSAGEPYAQNSFVTILSCIDCYMPVESIFDLRPDNVCSVQVAGNVIDIEVVNNLEYGCILSGTPLLLVLGHTRCGAIRASLEQQQPGLPEDRGNNPHLNQVVNLISQSIHDEPDSGASADSPEQNALSSTQVSHRNALRAVAAILSSSDQIRERVQAGTLGVVGAVYHDDTGVVELLKEELPQG, encoded by the coding sequence ATGTATGAGACTGCTACACTGGGATATCGCCTGCGACGCGATATGACCGCCAGCCTGGTGATTTTCCTCGCCGCCCTGCCCCTCTGTCTGGGTATTGCCCTCGCCTCGAATGCCCCCCTGATTTCCGGTTTGATCTCGGGCATCATCGGCGGAATCGTCGTCGGCTCACTGAGCCATTCGCAGACCAGCGTCAGTGGACCGGCGGCGGGACTGACAGCAGTCGTCGCTACACAGATCGCCCTGCTCGGCTCCTTCGAAGCCTTTCTGCTGGCGGTTGCCCTGGGAGGATTGTTGCAGGTGATCGCGGGCCTTTGTCGTGCCGGCTTCATCTCGATGTTCATTCCCTCCGGCGTCGTGAAAGGCATGCTGACCGGGATCGGCCTGCTGCTGATCCTCAAACAGTTGCCTTACCTGATCGGTCACGACGGTCTGGAGGCAAGCGGCTCACTGAGCGCTGCACCACAAAATCTGGGTCTCTATCAGAGCCTGGTCTCGCTCTCCGACCTCGACTGGCACGCGGGCGCGACTGTGATTGGGCTCCTCTCAGTGCTGCAACTGATCCTCTGGGATCGCATTCCCGTCCTCAAACGGTCCTCCATCCCTGGGCCGCTGATTTCCGTCGTCCTGGGAGTCGCCATCAGTCAGCTCTGGTTCAGTGGACTGGGCGCCGCCTGGCGGATTCCCAATCCGCAACTGGTTCAGGTGCCGGTCTTCAACAGCACCGCGGAATACGGGGCCATCCTCGTCTTTCCCGACTTTTCGCTGCTCACCGAGAGCAAGGTCTACATCGCGGCACTCACGATCGCGATTGTCGCCTCACTGGAGACGCTGCTCAATCTGGAAGCCGTGGACCGCCTCGATCCCCAGCAGCGGCACTCCCCCCGCAGCCGGGAACTGTTTGCCCAGGGGGTCGGCAATATCACCGCGGGACTGACCGGTGGGCTCCCCGTGACCTCGGTCATCGTCCGCAGTTCGTTGAACATCAACTCGGGTGGCCAGACGAAACTCTCGGCGATCCTGAACGGCGGCCTGCTGCTGGGTTGTTTCCTGCTGATCCCCCAGGTGTTGAATCTGATTCCGCTCGCCTGCCTGGCTGGAATTCTACTGGTCACCGGATACAAGCTGGCCAGCCCGGCCCTGATCCGACAGATGTACCAGGCCGGCCGCTATCAGTTCATCCCCTATTCTTGCACCGCCTTCTTCATCGTGGCAACCGATATTCTCACCGGTATCCTGCTGGGTCTGGCAACCAGCATCAGCTTCATTCTTTACAGCAACATGCGCTGCCCGCTGCATCGTGTCCTCGAAAAGCATGTCGGCGGCGATGTGTTACGCATCGAACTCGCGAACCAGGTCAGCTTTTTCAATCGGGCCGCCATCGAACGCGCCCTGCTCGAAGTCCCTCGCGACGGCTTCGTTGTCATCGATGGTCGTAAAACCGACTTTATCGACCCGGACGTCCTCAGCCTGTTACGCGACTTCCAGAACATCACCGCCCCCGCGCGGGGTATCCGGGTGAGTCTCCAGGGATTCCGCGAACGCTACGAACCGGCCGGTGAAATTCAGACGATCGATTATTCCCAGACGGAACTCCGCGGACAACTCTCTCCCGATGATGTCTTACGCCTGCTGATGGAAGGCAATCAGCGATTCCGCGCCGGTGTGCTCACCCGCGGAGAATCGCGACATAATTCCGCGGGGGAACCTTACGCTCAGAATTCTTTCGTGACGATTCTGAGTTGTATCGACTGCTATATGCCGGTGGAGTCGATCTTCGATTTGAGGCCCGATAACGTCTGCAGCGTGCAGGTTGCCGGCAACGTAATTGATATCGAAGTCGTCAATAACCTTGAATACGGCTGCATCCTTTCCGGTACCCCGCTGCTGCTGGTTCTGGGACACACCCGCTGTGGTGCTATCCGGGCCTCACTGGAACAGCAACAACCCGGACTCCCGGAAGACAGAGGCAATAACCCGCACCTGAACCAGGTCGTCAATCTGATATCACAGTCGATTCATGACGAGCCAGACAGCGGAGCATCTGCAGATTCCCCGGAGCAGAATGCGCTCTCCTCAACGCAGGTCAGTCACCGGAATGCCTTGCGCGCCGTCGCAGCCATCCTGTCCTCCAGCGACCAGATCCGCGAACGCGTCCAGGCCGGCACACTGGGAGTCGTCGGAGCCGTCTACCACGACGACACCGGCGTTGTCGAACTCCTGAAGGAAGAACTACCGCAGGGCTGA